A window of the Aeromicrobium phoceense genome harbors these coding sequences:
- a CDS encoding GNAT family N-acetyltransferase has protein sequence MTTPIRPVEPDDWDRWRAIRLRALEEDAPAFACSAHRWIEGGDSEQRWRERIAAPGRLFLATQDGRDVAMIGLAPGDELELISMWVAPEARRSGIGVALVETVVRAAGARPLRLRVMAQNAGAIAFYERCGFVLTGEPVDEEGTLTMRRAGPPATTTWSPPAERPRRPGASPPARSADQ, from the coding sequence GTGACGACCCCGATCCGGCCCGTCGAGCCCGATGACTGGGACCGCTGGCGCGCGATCCGGTTGCGCGCCCTCGAGGAGGACGCGCCCGCCTTCGCCTGCAGCGCGCACCGCTGGATCGAGGGTGGCGACAGCGAGCAGCGCTGGCGCGAGCGGATCGCCGCGCCGGGTCGCCTCTTCCTGGCGACCCAGGACGGCCGGGACGTCGCGATGATCGGACTCGCCCCCGGTGACGAGCTCGAGCTCATCTCGATGTGGGTCGCGCCGGAGGCCCGGCGCAGCGGGATCGGCGTGGCGCTCGTCGAGACCGTGGTGCGCGCGGCGGGAGCGCGGCCGCTCCGGCTGCGCGTCATGGCGCAGAACGCCGGAGCGATCGCCTTCTACGAGAGGTGCGGCTTCGTGCTGACCGGCGAGCCGGTCGACGAGGAGGGCACGCTCACGATGCGGCGGGCCGGGCCGCCAGCCACCACCACGTGGTCACCGCCAGCAGAACGGCCGCGCCGACCAGGTGCGTCGCCACCAGCACGATCGGCAGATCAGTGA
- a CDS encoding COX15/CtaA family protein: MGVSAVSRRTVSKSTVEKWAWANLVANTLIILTGGLVRLTASGLGCPTWPRCTDESFVPHGALGWHGAIEFGNRMLTYVLVVVAIGAVVATWRWTGATRTQLRLVLGIAIGIPFQGVIGGITVLTDLNPWIVSLHLILSMALVVASTVFLVSLREAEGTVEPRAAWVVRAAYVVLLAAIYLGTIVTGSGPHAGDADAPRNDLDPAWWSRTHAVSVWLFLILTVVAIVLLRDRARRIGLLVLVAGMAQGLVGYVQYFTDLPIVLVATHLVGAAVLLAVTTWWWLAARPAAS; this comes from the coding sequence ATGGGAGTGAGTGCGGTCTCTCGACGCACCGTGTCGAAGTCGACGGTCGAGAAGTGGGCGTGGGCCAACCTCGTCGCCAACACCCTGATCATCCTGACGGGTGGGCTGGTGCGGCTGACGGCCTCAGGTCTGGGCTGCCCCACGTGGCCCCGGTGCACCGACGAGTCGTTCGTCCCCCACGGCGCCCTCGGCTGGCACGGCGCGATCGAGTTCGGCAACCGCATGCTGACGTACGTCCTGGTCGTCGTCGCCATCGGTGCCGTCGTCGCCACGTGGCGCTGGACCGGCGCCACGCGCACGCAGCTGCGCCTCGTGCTGGGCATCGCGATCGGCATCCCGTTCCAGGGCGTCATCGGCGGCATCACCGTGCTGACGGACCTCAACCCGTGGATCGTGTCGCTGCACCTGATCCTGTCCATGGCGCTGGTGGTCGCGTCCACGGTGTTCCTGGTCTCGCTGCGCGAGGCGGAGGGCACGGTGGAGCCCCGGGCGGCCTGGGTGGTGCGGGCGGCGTACGTCGTGCTGCTGGCGGCGATCTACCTCGGCACGATCGTGACGGGCAGCGGCCCCCACGCGGGCGACGCCGACGCGCCGCGCAACGACCTCGACCCGGCGTGGTGGAGCCGGACCCACGCGGTCTCCGTGTGGCTGTTCCTCATCCTGACCGTCGTCGCCATCGTGCTGCTGCGCGACCGTGCGCGCCGCATCGGCCTGCTCGTGCTGGTCGCCGGGATGGCGCAGGGACTGGTCGGCTACGTGCAGTACTTCACTGATCTGCCGATCGTGCTGGTGGCGACGCACCTGGTCGGCGCGGCCGTTCTGCTGGCGGTGACCACGTGGTGGTGGCTGGCGGCCCGGCCCGCCGCATCGTGA
- a CDS encoding ABC transporter permease codes for MTSLDLSPAPGAASRLRRTWAQTAMELKLTVRNGEQMVVTFVIPILLLVVGSRSDRFIDSDQPLDVLAPGVLALAIVSTSFTSLAIATAFERRYGVLKRLGATPLSRGGLLAGKVGAVAILQLAQFAVLGGLAVALGWRPDAPVAGTCWLLVLGLLGTVAFGGLGLLLAGTLRAEATLALANLVYVLLLVGGGLLLPLDQYPEAVRGLLALLPSGALGEGLRDAFMTGSPGTFSVAVIAAWAVGAAAAAGRWFRWE; via the coding sequence ATGACGTCCCTCGACCTCTCCCCCGCGCCGGGCGCGGCCTCGCGCCTGCGCCGCACGTGGGCTCAGACCGCGATGGAGCTGAAGCTCACCGTCCGCAACGGCGAGCAGATGGTGGTCACCTTCGTGATCCCGATCCTGCTGCTCGTCGTGGGCTCGCGATCCGACCGGTTCATCGACAGCGATCAGCCCCTCGACGTGCTGGCGCCCGGTGTGCTCGCGCTCGCCATCGTCTCCACGTCGTTCACGTCGCTCGCGATCGCGACGGCGTTCGAGCGCCGTTACGGCGTGCTCAAGCGCCTCGGCGCCACTCCCCTGTCCCGCGGCGGACTGCTGGCCGGCAAGGTCGGCGCCGTCGCGATCCTGCAGCTCGCGCAGTTCGCGGTCCTCGGCGGGCTGGCCGTCGCGCTCGGCTGGCGGCCCGACGCACCCGTGGCCGGCACCTGCTGGCTCCTCGTGCTGGGCCTGCTCGGCACCGTGGCGTTCGGCGGGCTCGGCCTGCTCCTGGCCGGCACCCTGCGGGCCGAGGCCACGCTCGCGCTGGCCAACCTCGTCTACGTGCTGCTCCTGGTCGGCGGAGGGCTGCTGCTCCCGCTCGACCAGTATCCCGAGGCCGTCCGCGGCCTGCTGGCGCTGCTGCCCTCGGGCGCTCTCGGCGAGGGGCTGCGCGACGCGTTCATGACCGGCTCGCCCGGTACGTTCTCCGTGGCGGTGATCGCCGCGTGGGCCGTGGGTGCCGCGGCAGCCGCCGGAAGGTGGTTCCGATGGGAGTGA
- a CDS encoding ABC transporter ATP-binding protein translates to MPSTTTTPAVEVRDLVMRYGRGGAEVRAVDGLTLTVEPGTVTSILGPNGAGKTTTIETCEGFRRPQSGRVRVLGLDPVADATELRPRVGVMLQSGGAWLGVRAGEMLRHMASLYADPLPVEPLVERLGMASFGRTSYRRLSGGQKQRLSLAMAIVGRPELVFLDEPTAGLDPQSRRATWDLVDELRHHGVTTVLTTHYMDEAQELSDHVHIVDAGRVIASGTPSELVAAGAQNTIRLRTRAGLDRDSLVKELPEGAAVAEPDPGQYVLTTEVDPAVLHRITGWCAAHDVLIESVLVEHQTLEDRFLELTGRELR, encoded by the coding sequence GTGCCCTCGACGACGACGACTCCCGCCGTGGAGGTTCGCGACCTCGTCATGCGATACGGCCGCGGCGGCGCGGAGGTCCGCGCGGTCGACGGACTCACCCTGACGGTCGAGCCGGGCACCGTCACGTCGATCCTCGGGCCCAACGGCGCGGGGAAGACCACCACGATCGAGACCTGTGAGGGTTTCCGACGCCCGCAGTCGGGCCGCGTGCGCGTCCTGGGCCTGGACCCGGTGGCCGACGCCACCGAGCTGCGCCCCCGTGTCGGCGTGATGCTGCAGTCCGGCGGCGCCTGGCTGGGCGTCCGCGCCGGCGAGATGCTGCGCCACATGGCCTCGCTGTACGCCGACCCGCTGCCCGTCGAGCCCCTCGTCGAGCGGCTCGGGATGGCGTCGTTCGGCCGCACCTCGTACCGGCGCCTCTCGGGCGGCCAGAAGCAGCGCCTGTCCCTCGCGATGGCGATCGTGGGCCGCCCGGAGCTGGTGTTCCTCGACGAGCCCACCGCCGGGCTCGACCCGCAGTCGCGCCGGGCCACGTGGGACCTCGTCGACGAGCTGCGCCACCACGGCGTCACGACCGTCCTGACGACGCACTACATGGACGAGGCCCAGGAGCTCTCCGACCACGTCCACATCGTCGACGCCGGCCGCGTGATCGCCTCGGGGACGCCCTCCGAGCTCGTGGCCGCGGGCGCCCAGAACACGATCCGCCTGCGCACGCGCGCGGGCCTCGACCGCGACTCGTTGGTCAAGGAGTTGCCCGAGGGCGCCGCCGTGGCCGAGCCCGACCCCGGCCAGTACGTGCTCACCACGGAGGTCGACCCGGCCGTCCTGCACCGCATCACCGGCTGGTGCGCGGCGCACGACGTCCTGATCGAATCCGTCCTGGTCGAGCACCAGACCCTCGAGGACCGGTTCCTCGAGCTGACCGGGCGGGAGCTGCGATGA
- a CDS encoding ATP-dependent DNA ligase encodes MDLPVMPPLAPMLAKSAKQVPHADGHLYEPKWDGFRAIVFRDGDEIEIASRSTKSLTRYFPDVVESIRQNVPERCVLDGEIVIASDGRLSFDLLSNRIHPAESRVTMLARETPASFVAFDLLALDDRSFLDEPLSVRREALVEALSGARPPVHVTRVTADPEEAERWFTTFEGAGLDGVIAKQLDGAYVPNGRAMLKVKHARTADVVLAGYRLHKNSTTERPLLGSMLLGIYADDGRLQHVGVAASFTEARRAELIDELAPLELAEGESHPWDLWRDEQAQASGRLPGGQSRWTGTKDLSFVPLRPERVLEVAYEHMEGEGDQARFRHMGRFQRWRPDREPESCTYDQLEEVARYDLGDVLI; translated from the coding sequence ATGGACCTGCCCGTGATGCCACCGCTGGCACCGATGCTCGCCAAGTCCGCGAAGCAGGTGCCGCACGCCGACGGCCACCTGTACGAGCCCAAGTGGGACGGCTTCCGCGCCATCGTCTTCCGTGACGGCGATGAGATCGAGATCGCCAGCCGCTCGACCAAGTCGCTCACCCGCTACTTCCCCGACGTCGTGGAGTCGATCCGGCAGAACGTGCCCGAGCGCTGCGTCCTCGACGGCGAGATCGTGATCGCCAGCGACGGCCGGCTGAGCTTCGACCTGCTCTCGAACCGCATCCACCCTGCGGAGTCGCGCGTCACCATGCTCGCCCGCGAGACGCCCGCCTCGTTCGTGGCCTTCGATCTCCTCGCCCTGGACGACCGCTCGTTCCTCGACGAGCCGCTGTCGGTCCGGCGCGAGGCGCTCGTGGAGGCGCTGTCGGGCGCACGGCCGCCCGTGCACGTCACCCGGGTCACCGCCGACCCCGAGGAGGCCGAGCGCTGGTTCACGACGTTCGAGGGTGCGGGACTCGACGGCGTGATCGCGAAGCAGCTCGACGGGGCCTATGTCCCGAACGGCCGGGCGATGCTCAAGGTGAAGCACGCGCGCACGGCCGACGTCGTGCTCGCCGGCTACCGGCTCCACAAGAACTCGACCACCGAGCGGCCGCTGCTGGGCTCGATGCTCCTCGGCATCTACGCGGACGACGGGCGGCTCCAGCACGTGGGCGTCGCGGCCTCGTTCACCGAGGCGCGTCGCGCGGAGCTCATCGACGAGCTCGCGCCGCTGGAGCTGGCCGAGGGGGAGTCCCACCCGTGGGACCTCTGGCGTGACGAGCAGGCCCAGGCCTCGGGTCGCCTGCCCGGCGGGCAGAGCCGGTGGACGGGCACGAAGGACCTGTCGTTCGTGCCGCTGCGCCCCGAGCGGGTGCTGGAGGTCGCCTACGAGCACATGGAGGGGGAGGGCGACCAGGCCCGCTTCCGCCACATGGGCCGGTTCCAGCGCTGGCGCCCCGACCGTGAGCCGGAGTCCTGCACCTACGACCAGCTCGAGGAGGTCGCGCGCTACGACCTCGGCGACGTGCTGATCTGA
- a CDS encoding DUF2510 domain-containing protein: MTQKQAPAGWYDDPAGGGGRRYWNGSAWTERVEGGRSAATAPRATGSRQRIRDGYMLLNGQEVPIRGSLPHQARAGISGFVIAGLIAAVAVALLFLMSTVARDSSSEQVPTEVETFQVEDFEEFEPW, translated from the coding sequence GTGACCCAGAAGCAGGCGCCCGCGGGCTGGTACGACGATCCGGCCGGCGGCGGCGGACGCCGCTACTGGAACGGATCCGCGTGGACCGAACGCGTCGAGGGAGGTCGCTCCGCTGCGACGGCCCCTCGCGCCACGGGCTCGCGGCAACGCATTCGCGACGGGTACATGCTGCTCAACGGCCAGGAGGTGCCGATTCGTGGCTCGCTGCCGCACCAGGCACGGGCCGGGATCAGCGGATTCGTCATCGCGGGACTGATCGCCGCCGTGGCCGTCGCCCTGCTCTTCCTCATGAGCACGGTCGCCCGCGACTCCTCGTCCGAGCAGGTTCCCACCGAGGTGGAGACGTTCCAGGTCGAGGACTTCGAGGAGTTCGAGCCCTGGTGA
- a CDS encoding DNA polymerase domain-containing protein has product MGAAAAEVEAGGRAVRVSSPDRVIYEKTDRTPDITKLEVVQYYVAVEDGLMRALRERPTTLERWPKGVREDMVMATRADGHGDAFYQKRVPKGAPPYLETVRIHFPSGRRADEICPTEIAVAAWAAHMGTITFHPWPVRRADVDHPDEIRIDLDPQPGTDFHDAQRVAKVAKELLEEIGIRGFAKTSGNRGVHIFARIEPRWTFTDVRHAALAFGRELERRDDAVTTAWWKEERGAAIFVDFNQNARDRTIASAYSLRPKPGAPVSTPLTWDELFDVEDPRELNLTTVPTLLERRPDPWSEIDDVHHSLQTLLDWYDRDEENGLGEMPYPPDYPKMPGEPRRVQPSRKKADETD; this is encoded by the coding sequence ATGGGGGCAGCCGCAGCCGAGGTCGAGGCCGGGGGGCGCGCCGTGCGCGTCTCCAGCCCCGACCGCGTGATCTACGAGAAGACCGACCGCACGCCGGACATCACCAAGCTCGAGGTGGTCCAGTACTACGTGGCCGTCGAGGACGGGTTGATGCGCGCGCTGCGCGAGCGCCCCACCACGCTGGAGCGCTGGCCCAAGGGCGTCCGCGAGGACATGGTGATGGCCACCCGCGCCGACGGCCACGGCGACGCGTTCTACCAGAAGCGCGTCCCCAAGGGCGCTCCCCCGTACCTCGAGACGGTGCGCATCCACTTCCCCTCGGGCCGTCGTGCCGACGAGATCTGCCCCACCGAGATCGCCGTCGCCGCCTGGGCCGCCCACATGGGGACGATCACGTTCCACCCGTGGCCCGTGCGCCGCGCCGACGTCGACCACCCCGACGAGATCCGCATCGATCTCGACCCCCAGCCGGGCACCGACTTCCACGACGCGCAGCGGGTCGCGAAGGTGGCGAAGGAGCTGCTCGAGGAGATCGGGATCCGCGGCTTCGCCAAGACCAGCGGCAACCGCGGCGTGCACATCTTCGCGCGGATCGAGCCGCGCTGGACGTTCACCGACGTCCGTCACGCGGCCCTGGCGTTCGGCCGTGAGCTGGAGCGCCGCGACGACGCCGTCACCACGGCCTGGTGGAAGGAGGAGCGGGGCGCCGCGATCTTCGTCGACTTCAACCAGAACGCCCGCGACCGCACCATCGCCAGCGCCTACAGCCTGCGCCCGAAGCCGGGTGCGCCCGTCTCCACACCCCTGACGTGGGACGAGCTGTTCGACGTCGAGGACCCGCGCGAACTGAACCTCACGACCGTTCCAACACTGCTGGAGCGACGACCCGACCCGTGGTCGGAGATCGACGACGTCCACCACTCGCTGCAGACGCTGCTCGACTGGTACGACCGAGACGAGGAGAACGGACTCGGCGAGATGCCGTACCCGCCGGACTACCCCAAGATGCCGGGCGAGCCGCGCCGCGTGCAGCCGTCGCGCAAGAAGGCCGACGAGACGGACTGA
- a CDS encoding helix-turn-helix transcriptional regulator produces the protein MKYVSVDHEVSSVDDLSTRDRVAESILENGPSTATSLATRLGLTPAAVRRHLEHLVEHGLVESREERVRGQRRRGRPARVFVLTAAGRDTFAHTYDDLAADALRFLRATGGDSAVMDFARHRLTEFRNRYERLLADVPVEDQASVLARALTDDGFAASASSTPLGEQICQHHCPVAHVAEEFPQLCEAETEVFAELLGSHVQRLATIAHGDGICTTHLPRTTQSTHVTAVSPTEGESS, from the coding sequence GTGAAATACGTGAGCGTGGATCATGAGGTGTCGTCGGTCGACGACCTCTCCACGCGCGATCGCGTCGCCGAGAGCATCCTGGAGAACGGTCCCAGCACCGCCACGAGCCTGGCCACCCGCCTCGGACTCACCCCCGCCGCCGTGCGTCGCCACCTCGAGCACCTCGTCGAGCACGGCCTCGTGGAGTCGCGCGAGGAGCGCGTCCGCGGCCAGCGCCGCCGGGGCCGTCCCGCTCGGGTCTTCGTCCTCACCGCCGCCGGCCGCGACACGTTCGCCCACACGTACGACGACCTGGCCGCCGACGCGCTGCGCTTCCTGCGCGCCACGGGCGGCGACTCCGCCGTCATGGACTTCGCGCGCCACCGGCTGACCGAGTTCCGCAACCGGTACGAGCGGCTGCTGGCCGACGTCCCGGTCGAGGACCAGGCCTCGGTGCTCGCGCGGGCGCTGACCGACGACGGCTTCGCGGCCTCGGCCAGCTCCACCCCGCTCGGCGAGCAGATCTGCCAGCACCACTGCCCGGTGGCCCACGTCGCCGAGGAGTTCCCCCAGCTGTGCGAGGCCGAGACCGAGGTCTTCGCCGAGCTGCTGGGCTCCCACGTCCAGCGCCTGGCGACCATCGCCCACGGCGATGGCATCTGCACCACGCACCTGCCCCGCACCACCCAGTCCACCCATGTCACCGCTGTGTCTCCAACTGAAGGGGAGTCGTCATGA